The genomic region ACTTGATATGCAATCTGGTTTTTGAAGGAGGAGTTGGTGGTAACCCTGGAAAAAGTGCCAGTTAAAAATCAcctattttttcagtttttctcacAGTGAGAACCTCTTGGGCCAATGTGAGCCTTCTAAGAGCTAAAGTAAGGAATCGAAAAAATGGCAAAGAGATAAGAGGCAAAAGCAGATATAGGCATACCTtgtttattgtgcttcacagatatattttttacaaattgaaggacCCTCCATTAGCAGAGAGATTACAATTTGCTGAAGGCTTAGATGATTAgcattttttaagcaataaagtatttttaaattaaggtatgtacatttttagacataatgcaATTGTATGTTTAATAATTACAAAAGAGTGTAAACATTAACTTTTATATGAACTagaaaatccccccaaaaaaatcacatgacttgctttattgtgatatttgcttCATTGCAGTGCTTTGAAACGGAATTGGAATATCTCCAAAGTATAATTATGTAAATGAAAGTTTTCAAATGGCTACAGTTGCCATAACAGTTGGCACTTCCTTATTTTAGGACTCAGGCCAAGAAATATCCCTTCCCTCATTTATACCCCAGATAAAACTAAGATGACGGAACATATCACAAAAACATTTTGCGTCACTTACCTACTCTTCCATAGCACCCAGAAGGAAGAGCGATCTGAATGTCGGTTTTCACAAGGGTTTTCTCCATGGGTGGTATTGTGTAATCATAGGCActagaaagatattgaaaaaacaaaaacaaatcactgGTATTTAGatgtagtgattttttttctggtgaaagaggtgacaatatataaatgtattctcCCCTGAACAAAATTTGGTTGGGAAATTGAGGTAATGATTTAGCAGGAGGGGACAGAAaagatgaacttttaaaaagtgtgtgctTTTCTAAGGTGGTATGAAAAGAGGAAGATAAAGAGAGAACCAGGGAAGGAGGgtaaataatagctaacatttataaaTCCCTTACTATGCCCCAGGCACAGTTCTGTTTTTTATAATCGTAATAgtggcccgttgcaggaagattcctgcaatagggcttcctgctgcactctccccagccccgcctgcttccctttcttctccGTCGCCCACTCGctccgcttgcttgcttctccgcagcttggcttctttctatgctgtcttgatatgcaaattaaccgccatcttgattgggttaatttgcatgctcaccctgattggctggtgggcatggcctgggcatagcaaaggtgcagtcaatttgcatattactcttttactaggtAGGATTAGTCTCACAACAatcctctaaggcagtggttctcaacctttgtaatgccacgaccctttaatacagttcctcatgttgtggtgacccccaaccataaaattattttcgttgctacttcataactgtaattttgctactgttaatgaatcataatgtaaatatctgtgttttccgatggtctcttGTACTTACTTACGACTTAGACCATAGTTCTCAGGTTAGAATTACCTggaatgctttaaaatatatcctaaggCTCAGACCACTCCCTATCTCCAATATCACTTCTCACTTACCTTAATGGTCCTAAGAAGTGGGCACAGAAGTCCAGTGAAAAAAGGCACTTAATTCAGGGTCAAAAATGCTCTTACAGTCAAGCCTTTGGATTAATCAATTCAGCTCCTTACAAACCCCTCGCCTGTAAAACTTAACACTCACCTATTCAGACTgttatgaggatttaaaaaatatacattaaagttTTTAGTATAGGTAAAAAGTACACAAGTGAAAAGGTGGGAGTATAACTAACATTTCTGCTTTTCGTATTCAAGTGCTTTGTGAAATTTCCAGTCCTGGGGGCAAACTTAAATATGAACCCATGGAGAAATTTTTTAACTCTTTACACAAAAGCAGCCTTCATTAATCCTGCCTAGGCTCCACCCTGGCTTTTCCTTCTATTTTGCACAGCATCATGGCTCAGGCCTTGAAGGGCACGGTGTGCCTTACACATCTCTACCTTCCGCTCGGAGAGGATGCAATAAATGTTGCAAAACAACGCCTCGGAGAACATTTCATGTTGCAAAATAACGCCTCAGAGCACATTTATCTACTATTCTACACTCTTGGCCCAAATCCCTGTTAAATTCAGGTTAAAGAGGAAAGCTAAAATTTTCAACATAAAAAGTCAGAAACCGTACATATAAGCAAAAAACGTTTGTCTCTGTAATCTTTTAAATGGAAGTTTCAAGCTGTAGCAGCAGAATGTAAGCTAACGTGCCAGAAAGCTCTAAAATTCGGGAATTAGCCTTCTCTGCCGGGGGCAGCGAAGGAGGGGACAGAAGGCGGCCTTCCCAGGCTCCCCGCCCGGGCGACCTCCTGCGGGGCGCGGGGCCCGCACTCACCTGTACAGGTCGTAGCCCGCGGCGCGCGCGGACCCCTTGCTGGGGGCGGTGGCGTGCTCCGAGAGCCGCACGAAGCGGAGCCGCAGGCCGCCCTCCTCCGCGGGCCGGGGCCGCTTGCTGGGGGAGACGGCGAGTGTGTCTTCGGAGCACGGCATGGCGGGGCGGACCGCGGGCGCAGGGGAACAAGAGGGAGCAGAATGAACCCAGCCGCCCGCAGCGCGCTCAAATTCTGAATTTCCCGCCAGCAACGCCCCGCCACGCCCCCTCCTCCTAGACGAGCCCAACGAAGGGCTGAGAGGGGAGCAGGGGTTCAAACTTGGGGCTGGAAACCCTTCTCCGAAAACAGATTTGGGATCGGAAACGATTGATCATTTTTAAACTTTCCAAACTTAGCACACGTGCCCAGTGCAGGGGGCGGCCTCGGTGGCCTCCCACGCACACAACGGacagcacgcccccccccccggggcgaCCTGAATGGCCTCGCTCCCGCGCCAGGGGGCTGCGCGCCCTCCCCTTAAGGCGCCAAATCCCAGGACTTTCCCGGGCCCCGCTCGCccgccgccctccgccctccgcccaggccccggggcgggcgcggggacCGCGGGCCCGGCTCCCTCATCCCCACGCCTTAGGAAGCCCGGCCCCGACATTACTGGCGCCGCGACCTTCTCGGCTCAGGCTGCGAGCGCTGGACAGCGGCCCGGAGGCCCGGGGCGGCGCGGcgcccggcggggcggggcggaggggcgggccTGGCCCGCCGAGTCCCGCCGTCGCGGCGCCCGGCGGTGGACTGCGCGCGTCTTTAAAC from Eptesicus fuscus isolate TK198812 chromosome 5, DD_ASM_mEF_20220401, whole genome shotgun sequence harbors:
- the DUT gene encoding deoxyuridine 5'-triphosphate nucleotidohydrolase, mitochondrial isoform X2, with translation MTPLRPRLGLGYFLPSLLRSGFKDARSPPPGAATAGLGGPGPPLRPAPPGAAPPRASGPLSSARSLSREDTLAVSPSKRPRPAEEGGLRLRFVRLSEHATAPSKGSARAAGYDLYSAYDYTIPPMEKTLVKTDIQIALPSGCYGRVAPRSGLAAKHFIDVGAGVIDEDYRGNLGVVLFNFGKEKFEVKKGDRIAQLICERIFYPEIEEVQVLDDTERGSGGFGSTGKN
- the DUT gene encoding deoxyuridine 5'-triphosphate nucleotidohydrolase, mitochondrial isoform X1, coding for MTPLRPRLGLGYFLPSLLRSGFKDARSPPPGAATAGLGGPGPPLRPAPPGAAPPRASGPLSSARSLSREGRGANTLAVSPSKRPRPAEEGGLRLRFVRLSEHATAPSKGSARAAGYDLYSAYDYTIPPMEKTLVKTDIQIALPSGCYGRVAPRSGLAAKHFIDVGAGVIDEDYRGNLGVVLFNFGKEKFEVKKGDRIAQLICERIFYPEIEEVQVLDDTERGSGGFGSTGKN